A genomic window from Sceloporus undulatus isolate JIND9_A2432 ecotype Alabama chromosome 9, SceUnd_v1.1, whole genome shotgun sequence includes:
- the SFPQ gene encoding splicing factor, proline- and glutamine-rich isoform X3, translating into MSRDRFRSRGGGFHRRGGGGGRGVGGLPGNHDFRSPPPPSGVGQARGGSVGGSSHHLGLPQKPEPAKPPAVTSVPPSSAASVSVSSSAASSVGGPTQNQQPPASSAAAVAAASSSSSAVATSAPAVVTAAPPSQPPPAPPSSQTGAKKGPGQSPGGGGGSGGPSSGLKPQQSGGPKGGSGGGIGGGPGQHRGGERRGGQHPSQQQQHQQQQHSAMPPPLPQQQQQGAGGEKVSDAEGFKANLSLLRRPGEKTYTQRCRLFVGNLPADITEDEFKRLFSKYGEPGEVFINKGKGFGFIKLESRALAEIAKAELDDIPMRGRQLRVRFATHAAALSVRNLSPYVSNELLEEAFSQFGPIERAIVIVDDRGRSTGKGIVEFASKPAARKAFERCTEGVFLLTTTPRPVIVEPLEQLDDEDGLPEKLAQKNPMYQKERETPPRFAQPGTFEFEYSQRWKSLDEMEKQQRDQVEKNMKDAKDKLESEMEDAYHEHQANLLRQDLMRRQEELRRMEELHNQEMQKRKEIQLRQEEERRRREEEMMIRQREMEEQMRRQREESYSRMGYMDPVSQGWKNPSSLVNQRERDMRMGGTSTMNMGDPYGTAAQKFPPLGGGTGLGYETSPGVGQASMSTSMMGSDMVKVIPAG; encoded by the exons ATGTCGAGAGACCGTTTCCGGAGCCGCGGAGGCGGCTTCCACCGgagaggcggcggcggaggccgaGGAGTCGGAGGACTCCCGGGGAACCACGACTTCCGCTCGCCGCCTCCGCCGAGCGGAGTGGGACAAGCCCGAGGAGGAAGCGTCGGAGGCAGCAGCCACCACTTGGGCCTCCCCCAGAAACCGGAGCCGGCGAAGCCTCCCGCGGTGACCTCCGTCCctccttcctccgcggcctccgTCTCTGTCTCCTCGAGCGCGGCTTCTTCGGTCGGAGGGCCCACCCAAAACCAGCAACCTCCGGCTTCTTccgcggcggcggtggcggctgcttcctcctcatcctccgccGTCGCCACTTCGGCTCCCGCCGTCGTGACTGCGGCTCCGCCTTCGCAGCCGCCGCCGGCGCCTCCATCGAGCCAAACAGGAGCCAAGAAAGGCCCCGGTCAGTCTccaggaggcggcggcggcagtgggGGTCCCAGTAGCGGTTTGAAGCCTCAGCAAAGCGGAGGACCCAAAGGCGGCAGCggaggaggaataggaggagggCCAGGGCAGCACCGCGGAGGAGAGAGGCGAGGCGGGCAGCACCCTTcgcaacaacagcagcaccaacaacagcaacactcggctatgcctcctcctcttcctcagcagcagcagcaaggcgcCGGAGGGGAGAAAGTGTCCGACGCTGAG GGCTTTAAAGCCAATTTGTCACTTCTGAGACGACCTGGAGAGAAGACATACACTCAGCGTTGTCGTCTCTTCGTTGGGAATCTACCTGCTGATATTACTGAAGATGAGTTTAAGAGGTTGTTCTCTAAATATGGTGAACCTGGAGAAGTCTTTATCAACAAAGGAAAAGGTTTTGGCTTTATTAAACTG GAATCCCGAGCTCTGGCTGAAATTGCAAAGGCAGAACTGGACGATATTCCTATGAGAGGAAGGCAGCTGCGTGTGCGTTTTGCCACCCATGCTGCTGCTCTTTCTGTTCGCAATCTTTCCCCGTATGTTTCAAATGAACTGCTGGAGGAAGCCTTCTCTCAGTTTGGCCCAATTGAAAGAGCCATCGTGATTGTAGATGATCGCGGTAGATCCACAGGAAAAGGCATTGTTGAATTTGCGTCTAAGCCTGCAGCACGAAAAGCATTTGAGCGTTGCACAGAAGGTGTCTTTCTTCTGACTAC TACTCCAAGACCAGTTATTGTGGAGCCTCTTGAGCAGCTGGATGATGAAGATGGTCTCCCAGAAAAGCTGGCTCAGAAAAATCCAATGTATCAAAA GGAGAGAGAGACTCCTCCACGATTTGCCCAGCCTGGAACTTTTGAGTTCGAATATTCTCAGAGATGGAAATCTTTGGATGAAATGGAGAAACAGCAGAGAGATCAGGTGGAGAAAAACATGAAAGATGCTAAGGATAAACTGGAAAGTGAAATGGAAGATGCCTATCATGAGCACCAGGCAAACCTCTTGCGTCAAG ATCTCATGAGGCGACAGGAGGAACTCAGGCGTATGGAAGAACTTCATAATCAAGAGATGCAGAAACGCAAGGAAATACAGTTAAG ACAGGAAGAAGAGCGTCGTAGACGGGAAGAAGAGATGATGATCCGCCAACGTGAGATGGAAGAACAAATGAGAAGACAAAGAGAAGAAAGTTACAGTAGAATGGGTTACATGGACCCTGTAAGTCAGGGCTGGAAGAATCCCAGTAGTCTGGTTAATCAG agggagagagacatgAGAATGGGTGGCACCAGCACCATGAACATGGGAG ATCCCTATGGTACAGCTGCTCAGAAATTCCCACCTTTAGGAGGTGGAACTGGCCTTGGCTATGAAACCAGCCCTGGAGTTGGACAAGCATCTATGAGCACTTCTATGATGGGGAGTGATATG
- the SFPQ gene encoding splicing factor, proline- and glutamine-rich isoform X1: MSRDRFRSRGGGFHRRGGGGGRGVGGLPGNHDFRSPPPPSGVGQARGGSVGGSSHHLGLPQKPEPAKPPAVTSVPPSSAASVSVSSSAASSVGGPTQNQQPPASSAAAVAAASSSSSAVATSAPAVVTAAPPSQPPPAPPSSQTGAKKGPGQSPGGGGGSGGPSSGLKPQQSGGPKGGSGGGIGGGPGQHRGGERRGGQHPSQQQQHQQQQHSAMPPPLPQQQQQGAGGEKVSDAEGFKANLSLLRRPGEKTYTQRCRLFVGNLPADITEDEFKRLFSKYGEPGEVFINKGKGFGFIKLESRALAEIAKAELDDIPMRGRQLRVRFATHAAALSVRNLSPYVSNELLEEAFSQFGPIERAIVIVDDRGRSTGKGIVEFASKPAARKAFERCTEGVFLLTTTPRPVIVEPLEQLDDEDGLPEKLAQKNPMYQKERETPPRFAQPGTFEFEYSQRWKSLDEMEKQQRDQVEKNMKDAKDKLESEMEDAYHEHQANLLRQDLMRRQEELRRMEELHNQEMQKRKEIQLRQEEERRRREEEMMIRQREMEEQMRRQREESYSRMGYMDPVSQGWKNPSSLVNQRERDMRMGGTSTMNMGDPYGTAAQKFPPLGGGTGLGYETSPGVGQASMSTSMMGSDMRPERFGQGGAGPVGGQGPRGMGPGTPAAYGRGREEYEGPNKKPRF; encoded by the exons ATGTCGAGAGACCGTTTCCGGAGCCGCGGAGGCGGCTTCCACCGgagaggcggcggcggaggccgaGGAGTCGGAGGACTCCCGGGGAACCACGACTTCCGCTCGCCGCCTCCGCCGAGCGGAGTGGGACAAGCCCGAGGAGGAAGCGTCGGAGGCAGCAGCCACCACTTGGGCCTCCCCCAGAAACCGGAGCCGGCGAAGCCTCCCGCGGTGACCTCCGTCCctccttcctccgcggcctccgTCTCTGTCTCCTCGAGCGCGGCTTCTTCGGTCGGAGGGCCCACCCAAAACCAGCAACCTCCGGCTTCTTccgcggcggcggtggcggctgcttcctcctcatcctccgccGTCGCCACTTCGGCTCCCGCCGTCGTGACTGCGGCTCCGCCTTCGCAGCCGCCGCCGGCGCCTCCATCGAGCCAAACAGGAGCCAAGAAAGGCCCCGGTCAGTCTccaggaggcggcggcggcagtgggGGTCCCAGTAGCGGTTTGAAGCCTCAGCAAAGCGGAGGACCCAAAGGCGGCAGCggaggaggaataggaggagggCCAGGGCAGCACCGCGGAGGAGAGAGGCGAGGCGGGCAGCACCCTTcgcaacaacagcagcaccaacaacagcaacactcggctatgcctcctcctcttcctcagcagcagcagcaaggcgcCGGAGGGGAGAAAGTGTCCGACGCTGAG GGCTTTAAAGCCAATTTGTCACTTCTGAGACGACCTGGAGAGAAGACATACACTCAGCGTTGTCGTCTCTTCGTTGGGAATCTACCTGCTGATATTACTGAAGATGAGTTTAAGAGGTTGTTCTCTAAATATGGTGAACCTGGAGAAGTCTTTATCAACAAAGGAAAAGGTTTTGGCTTTATTAAACTG GAATCCCGAGCTCTGGCTGAAATTGCAAAGGCAGAACTGGACGATATTCCTATGAGAGGAAGGCAGCTGCGTGTGCGTTTTGCCACCCATGCTGCTGCTCTTTCTGTTCGCAATCTTTCCCCGTATGTTTCAAATGAACTGCTGGAGGAAGCCTTCTCTCAGTTTGGCCCAATTGAAAGAGCCATCGTGATTGTAGATGATCGCGGTAGATCCACAGGAAAAGGCATTGTTGAATTTGCGTCTAAGCCTGCAGCACGAAAAGCATTTGAGCGTTGCACAGAAGGTGTCTTTCTTCTGACTAC TACTCCAAGACCAGTTATTGTGGAGCCTCTTGAGCAGCTGGATGATGAAGATGGTCTCCCAGAAAAGCTGGCTCAGAAAAATCCAATGTATCAAAA GGAGAGAGAGACTCCTCCACGATTTGCCCAGCCTGGAACTTTTGAGTTCGAATATTCTCAGAGATGGAAATCTTTGGATGAAATGGAGAAACAGCAGAGAGATCAGGTGGAGAAAAACATGAAAGATGCTAAGGATAAACTGGAAAGTGAAATGGAAGATGCCTATCATGAGCACCAGGCAAACCTCTTGCGTCAAG ATCTCATGAGGCGACAGGAGGAACTCAGGCGTATGGAAGAACTTCATAATCAAGAGATGCAGAAACGCAAGGAAATACAGTTAAG ACAGGAAGAAGAGCGTCGTAGACGGGAAGAAGAGATGATGATCCGCCAACGTGAGATGGAAGAACAAATGAGAAGACAAAGAGAAGAAAGTTACAGTAGAATGGGTTACATGGACCCTGTAAGTCAGGGCTGGAAGAATCCCAGTAGTCTGGTTAATCAG agggagagagacatgAGAATGGGTGGCACCAGCACCATGAACATGGGAG ATCCCTATGGTACAGCTGCTCAGAAATTCCCACCTTTAGGAGGTGGAACTGGCCTTGGCTATGAAACCAGCCCTGGAGTTGGACAAGCATCTATGAGCACTTCTATGATGGGGAGTGATATG CGCCCTGAACGATTTGGACAGGGAGGTGCGGGGCCTGTAGGTGGCCAGGGCCCTAGAGGAATGGGGCCTGGAACTCCAGCAGCTtatgggagagggagagaagaatatgAAGGCCCAAACAAAAAGCCCCGATTTTAG
- the SFPQ gene encoding splicing factor, proline- and glutamine-rich isoform X2, with amino-acid sequence MSRDRFRSRGGGFHRRGGGGGRGVGGLPGNHDFRSPPPPSGVGQARGGSVGGSSHHLGLPQKPEPAKPPAVTSVPPSSAASVSVSSSAASSVGGPTQNQQPPASSAAAVAAASSSSSAVATSAPAVVTAAPPSQPPPAPPSSQTGAKKGPGQSPGGGGGSGGPSSGLKPQQSGGPKGGSGGGIGGGPGQHRGGERRGGQHPSQQQQHQQQQHSAMPPPLPQQQQQGAGGEKVSDAEGFKANLSLLRRPGEKTYTQRCRLFVGNLPADITEDEFKRLFSKYGEPGEVFINKGKGFGFIKLESRALAEIAKAELDDIPMRGRQLRVRFATHAAALSVRNLSPYVSNELLEEAFSQFGPIERAIVIVDDRGRSTGKGIVEFASKPAARKAFERCTEGVFLLTTTPRPVIVEPLEQLDDEDGLPEKLAQKNPMYQKERETPPRFAQPGTFEFEYSQRWKSLDEMEKQQRDQVEKNMKDAKDKLESEMEDAYHEHQANLLRQDLMRRQEELRRMEELHNQEMQKRKEIQLRQEEERRRREEEMMIRQREMEEQMRRQREESYSRMGYMDPRERDMRMGGTSTMNMGDPYGTAAQKFPPLGGGTGLGYETSPGVGQASMSTSMMGSDMRPERFGQGGAGPVGGQGPRGMGPGTPAAYGRGREEYEGPNKKPRF; translated from the exons ATGTCGAGAGACCGTTTCCGGAGCCGCGGAGGCGGCTTCCACCGgagaggcggcggcggaggccgaGGAGTCGGAGGACTCCCGGGGAACCACGACTTCCGCTCGCCGCCTCCGCCGAGCGGAGTGGGACAAGCCCGAGGAGGAAGCGTCGGAGGCAGCAGCCACCACTTGGGCCTCCCCCAGAAACCGGAGCCGGCGAAGCCTCCCGCGGTGACCTCCGTCCctccttcctccgcggcctccgTCTCTGTCTCCTCGAGCGCGGCTTCTTCGGTCGGAGGGCCCACCCAAAACCAGCAACCTCCGGCTTCTTccgcggcggcggtggcggctgcttcctcctcatcctccgccGTCGCCACTTCGGCTCCCGCCGTCGTGACTGCGGCTCCGCCTTCGCAGCCGCCGCCGGCGCCTCCATCGAGCCAAACAGGAGCCAAGAAAGGCCCCGGTCAGTCTccaggaggcggcggcggcagtgggGGTCCCAGTAGCGGTTTGAAGCCTCAGCAAAGCGGAGGACCCAAAGGCGGCAGCggaggaggaataggaggagggCCAGGGCAGCACCGCGGAGGAGAGAGGCGAGGCGGGCAGCACCCTTcgcaacaacagcagcaccaacaacagcaacactcggctatgcctcctcctcttcctcagcagcagcagcaaggcgcCGGAGGGGAGAAAGTGTCCGACGCTGAG GGCTTTAAAGCCAATTTGTCACTTCTGAGACGACCTGGAGAGAAGACATACACTCAGCGTTGTCGTCTCTTCGTTGGGAATCTACCTGCTGATATTACTGAAGATGAGTTTAAGAGGTTGTTCTCTAAATATGGTGAACCTGGAGAAGTCTTTATCAACAAAGGAAAAGGTTTTGGCTTTATTAAACTG GAATCCCGAGCTCTGGCTGAAATTGCAAAGGCAGAACTGGACGATATTCCTATGAGAGGAAGGCAGCTGCGTGTGCGTTTTGCCACCCATGCTGCTGCTCTTTCTGTTCGCAATCTTTCCCCGTATGTTTCAAATGAACTGCTGGAGGAAGCCTTCTCTCAGTTTGGCCCAATTGAAAGAGCCATCGTGATTGTAGATGATCGCGGTAGATCCACAGGAAAAGGCATTGTTGAATTTGCGTCTAAGCCTGCAGCACGAAAAGCATTTGAGCGTTGCACAGAAGGTGTCTTTCTTCTGACTAC TACTCCAAGACCAGTTATTGTGGAGCCTCTTGAGCAGCTGGATGATGAAGATGGTCTCCCAGAAAAGCTGGCTCAGAAAAATCCAATGTATCAAAA GGAGAGAGAGACTCCTCCACGATTTGCCCAGCCTGGAACTTTTGAGTTCGAATATTCTCAGAGATGGAAATCTTTGGATGAAATGGAGAAACAGCAGAGAGATCAGGTGGAGAAAAACATGAAAGATGCTAAGGATAAACTGGAAAGTGAAATGGAAGATGCCTATCATGAGCACCAGGCAAACCTCTTGCGTCAAG ATCTCATGAGGCGACAGGAGGAACTCAGGCGTATGGAAGAACTTCATAATCAAGAGATGCAGAAACGCAAGGAAATACAGTTAAG ACAGGAAGAAGAGCGTCGTAGACGGGAAGAAGAGATGATGATCCGCCAACGTGAGATGGAAGAACAAATGAGAAGACAAAGAGAAGAAAGTTACAGTAGAATGGGTTACATGGACCCT agggagagagacatgAGAATGGGTGGCACCAGCACCATGAACATGGGAG ATCCCTATGGTACAGCTGCTCAGAAATTCCCACCTTTAGGAGGTGGAACTGGCCTTGGCTATGAAACCAGCCCTGGAGTTGGACAAGCATCTATGAGCACTTCTATGATGGGGAGTGATATG CGCCCTGAACGATTTGGACAGGGAGGTGCGGGGCCTGTAGGTGGCCAGGGCCCTAGAGGAATGGGGCCTGGAACTCCAGCAGCTtatgggagagggagagaagaatatgAAGGCCCAAACAAAAAGCCCCGATTTTAG